TTcttaaaattgatttttaaaaattcttctattggattgttttttaaaatagttttctaaacatcatgaatattgtttgtcctgttttaaatttaattttgaaatgtttctttaattcattttactcTTCTCTTGTGTATTTAATCCAGTTTTATTTACTGAtggtaatttaatgtttttaacagtGGCATGAACTTGTTTTACCATTGTTTTCCTCCTAATTTGGCATGTATTTTATTGGGAAAGTTATTAATATATCTTTTAGCAGAGaacttggagatttttttaagtCAGTGAATGTCATGAATATTTCTTACTTCATAGTACTTCGTACTCGAAAATTTGCCAGCTTTCCCCAcagaacattttttcttttgtattttccaTTCGCGGTGCTCCTTTCCATATTGTTCCTcctctgtattttctttctcagtgttatttgttattttgtccatCCCATTTTTGTCTTCCTTCCATCTTTTCTTTAGCCACCCTTATCTTGTTGTTCTCTCTCTATTGCAGTCTCTGTTTGAGATTCATTATCTGCACCTGCGGTAATGATTAGATTTCTGGTCTTAGAAGTGGCAATAATTTCGAGAGGATATCTTGGTAGGCTTTAGGTGGAAGGCCAAAATGGGTGCGGCTGCAGATTGTGATTTAATTATCTTGATATTCAATCATCTCAGGATTAAGCAAACATGAAAAGTGAAGTATGGAAGCCCCTACTGGCAATTTTGAGAGGTTTGGTTTGGCTTCTACACAGCAGCTCAGTtggatttaaagctacagagaTTGAAACAGTCCATTTGGAGCAGGCCCAAAATCAGGGCTGATCTGTGCAGTACATTCTGTGCACAAATCATGCTTACATGAACTTGTCATAAAGAGGTGCAATATGGAATTTTATGTgcaattcatccatccattatctatagacCAGTTAAATCTCAGTAGGGTCActggaggctggagtctatctcagctgacttagggtgaagacaggagacactgtggacaggtcaccagtctatcacagggctacatatagagacaaacaatcacactcacatccacacctacggacaatttaaattaacctcagcatgtttttggactgtgggaggacatgtaaactccatgcagaaagatcccaggaaggccgggatgctaaccagggatcttcttgttgcaaggcaaaagtgctaaccaccaagccactgtgcagcctatgGGCAATTCAGTGATAGCCAAAATATAGGACCATACATTCTGATGTAGGCTATAGATGAGATTGAGTGTCATTATATTCACTGTAACATGGAGTTATACTGCATTGTTTGTGTATCGATGTGGTTGATTCAGTTTTAGCAATTATAGAATTGACTGAATGCGTGGATTTAAAGGTTATGGTCTAGtaaatttttgatatttttgtttattaatgacagacaggggctgcacagtggcgcgGTGGTTAACACTTTCGCCTTGTAGCttgaagatccccggtttgcgtcctggccttccagggatctttctgcatagagtttgcatgttctctctgtgcatacatgggttttctctgggtactccagcttcctcccaaagTCCAGAAACATGTTCAGGTTATTGGTAActttaaattgtccataggcgtgaatgcaagtgtgatctCTCTATATTtagccctatgatagactggtgacctgtccagggtgtcacctgccttcaccctaagtcagctgggatagactccagccccctgtggtTCTAATGAGCattaaatggtgtatagataatggatggatggtgacATATATCAAGAACAGAACAGCTATACTGTTTACAGTCACACTTTTCTTTAGTAGTGAGGTAAATTCATAAAGGATAACCCTGAATCTGAATTCTTTTTCAGGGAGGTTCAACCTCTAACCTGAACATGAACCTTTATGCTACCAAGAAAACCGCAGCTGAAGGCATGTTGGACATCGCTCTGTTCCTGGCAAACATCACACACATGAAGACTGTCATTGAACAGGGAGCTGGGTACAGGTACGAAAAGGAGGAACATTTTCCACgtctgtaaagaaaaaagaatcaatCCTGTTAACAGAATTTGCAGCAAAGACAAAGTAGGAATTCCAGACATTTGTTATAACtgggtttcattttgttttgaggTCATCTGAATCCTGCATGATCACATTTATTGCTGCCTTAAACTATTTGTTGAATGTGTCATTTATTCTTTTTCCCTGTGACTCTCAGGTACTATGCTGCTGTTCTGACCCTCATCTCCTTCTCCCTGGCTCTTCAGATAGTGGCTGGAATCCTGATCATTATAATCGGTGAgtttttcaaaatgaatcaTATTAAAGAACCTCCCGCTTCATGAATCCATCTTCCATGTTTTTAACCACTCATATTAACACACTAATTCACTGatacattgttttgttgtgaaaatCTAGTTTGCACAGATTGAAAACCAGTGTCTTTAGATGCAAAACCTCAAAGTCACAAAACATTCATCAGTGCcacatgaaggaaaaaaagtgtttctctgtttttttgtgtgtgtagtattttgttcttgttttgtcgTTATTTTTTGGATGTGTTTGCACATGTGTGTTGCAGCCCGGCGAGACCTCAACGAAGAGGCCAACCAGAAGCGCCTGGATAGCCTGAACAACATCACAaccatcatcatcttcctcatctTCGTCACCAACATCTTCATCTCTGTCTTTGGGATGGAACGTACCGGCCTCTTTGCCAGGATGCATTTCTGACACTCTGATGTAGGAAATGATTCTCTCATTTAGGTCTTTTTGGAAATGACGACacctctcacacaaacacacacatctgtgcaaCTCACTGTCCTACTTACTGACGGTACTAATCAGCCACAGTGCTTTGACTGCATTCAGTATGAATGGAAGGGACCAACTAGATGTGTATGTCTGTCTCTATTtttctgcctgtgtgtttgtgttctggtTGTGTGTGTAATGTATGAATGAATTAtccatgttgtgtttgtttgggtgtgtgtgcgcgtgtgtgtacAGCTCGTTGTGAGCTGACCCTCCTGCCCTCCTGTCGTCGGTGGTTAAACTGCCTGAACAATCTGATCACTGGCATCATCTTCCTCACGCTTATTGTCAACATCATCAAATCTGCCTTCGGGACACAACGCAGCTGTTTACTGCGATGGCTTTTCCAGCGCTTCTATCTATGAGACACATTTAGCAGACGTGCGTATGTACATTTAATATCAACATATTTCATGAGAAGCATTGGTCATGATgcaattactctgccaaggaatgtggtggagtgacgatcagcatacgtTTATCCgtccgtttgtctgtctgttagcaacattactcagaaacggactaacggatttggatgaaattttcagggaaggtcagaaatgacacaaggaccaactaagtagattttggcagtgatgcgacttttagtctgaatccatggatttgttaaagatttctgtatcattgctagATAGCAGCacgatgtcactgtaactatgacaacaagtgaacactatcacatgattgcgatcctactacaaatccaccgctgtggacttattgggatttatccatcggaaatcatacaaggaacaattgattaaattgtggggctgTTTCCGagccccatcaattcccgccatcctctacatatttaggtcacgcaattcggtatccgtacataacgtacacatgcaacACCCacttgtgctcagcgcaaggtcattttgtttgtgggtatatcaatgtaaaatgtccacattctatGTGACAATTGACTTGAGGAAAGGCAGAAGTAAATGCCTTTATATCTTAACGCTTTTATTTTACGCCTCCAAGTTTAGAACAACCATTAAACActataaaaatggattttaaagtCACGGATGGGCTGTAAAGACAAGCCTATACCTGACTCACACACTGTAGCACTGCAATAGATTGATTTTTGCTGGAAGGTTTCTTGTCCGTTTTTCATACTCTTCTTATGTTTAAAAGCAGGAATTCATATCAATTGTCCATAAAACTTCTTAAGTCCAAAAGTTCAATCAGTACAACAATGTGGTGTTCACCTCAGTCAATAAAACTATTTGCAGTTACCTGTATTGTGATTACCAGCACAAAGGCGACACCTACTGGACCAAACAGTGTCCTGCATATACTTAGTCTTTTGACTATAGAAATGGCTTCTATACTGGACCGCTAGATGTTAGCTTTAAAGTTGCAGTTGCAGTAACACTGAGGTCTTCCAACAagctttgttttcagtttgcaAAGATGAGAATTCACCTCAGAGCAAATTCaagtctgtttgtgtctttaacTTTATAATCCAATAAAGTCCAGTCAAAATGCCCCAGAGACTAGACAGAGGTTGGAGGTCTGCTACCTGAACTGTACTGCTGCTTGTGTTACTGTACGTGGGTCTGTATGGAGTGAATGCTTGTATCATCCGTA
This is a stretch of genomic DNA from Amphiprion ocellaris isolate individual 3 ecotype Okinawa chromosome 21, ASM2253959v1, whole genome shotgun sequence. It encodes these proteins:
- the LOC129347275 gene encoding ninjurin-2-like isoform X1 encodes the protein MQGLGKTERGEQGRDIDLTSLRSTMPASGPLQGGSTSNLNMNLYATKKTAAEGMLDIALFLANITHMKTVIEQGAGYRYYAAVLTLISFSLALQIVAGILIIIIARCELTLLPSCRRWLNCLNNLITGIIFLTLIVNIIKSAFGTQRSCLLRWLFQRFYL
- the LOC129347275 gene encoding ninjurin-2-like isoform X3, whose product is MQGLGKTERGEQGRDIDLTSLRSTMPASGPLQGGSTSNLNMNLYATKKTAAEGMLDIALFLANITHMKTVIEQGAGYRYYAAVLTLISFSLALQIVAGILIIIIARRDLNEEANQKRLDSLNNITTIIIFLIFVTNIFISVFGMERTGLFARMHF